Below is a window of Dictyostelium discoideum AX4 chromosome 1 chromosome, whole genome shotgun sequence DNA.
TTTCATTGTTAACTTGTATATTGATTTGTTCAACAAACTCTTCTTTGACGTCAAGTAGCGGTAAGTTAATCTTGGCTTTGGTTTTGTGAACGTGGTTCTTCATATCTTTTGAAATCAACCTCTTATTGATTAAACTAACATTACTTCCAGTATCGagaattaatttgaattgtttttttttggaatgaGAGTTAATTATAATCTTGGGTTTATCCATGTTTTCTCTGTTTGGAACGATTAAACATTTTAGAGTCGGAATGAGAGCAGTATCACTTGTACCAGTACTATGTAATAATGAGATGATTGGTTTGTTTGTTTCTTTATCGAATTTAATTGTGTAAAGCaattcatcttcttcatcgttaattaattctttaccaGAATTTAATATCTTTGGACGATTGAATATGTTTACAGTATAGTTTTTATCTTGAACATTTGTTAACTCTGTTGGAgtattaaattcaatcttCTGTGGTGTATACTTCATCTCTGATTCCACAGCTTTTGGAATTGGAACGTTTGTATCAGGAACTAGTTTTATACCATATGAGTCTTTGACGTATTCTTTAAGTTTGTTGATGTTTTTATGAACATCATGTTGCTGGCTTTGTTGATGTAACTGTTTAACAATgttttgattataaaaagaGTTAAGAGTATAAAGTGAATCTTTGTTCACTGGGTAATCATTATCCTCAAGGTGATGATATTgtgaaattttataatttttatttaaaatctttgaCCTGGACTCATCACCTTCATCGAGTCATTGTTGCTTTTTGGCTAATGGACCTGGATTGGCTTTGGCATCGACCGGATCAATTCTACATGTAGATGTGGAGTGATTTGATTTACCACAATTGAGACAGTAGCCTTTGCTTTGACGGTAAACGATGAAACTGCTTCTTATCTTTTTGAGGTCTACCTTAGAGTCTTTTCTTATTTCGGGTAATATTGCAGCTCTAATCTTATCAGCTTGAGCATCAAAGGAATTCCTGTTATGAGAGTTATGATTTGGAGTAGCatgattcttttttaatggaAACTTCTCATCAGTATTCGATGCAGAATCGGAAGGTCTTCTTCTCGAGAACTTATCAGCATTGTTAAGAACCAACTCGGTGATGGCTTCACGACACTCGGTGATATCGGTTTGTAACCAGTCTGGTACGACCATCTTTAACAAAGCAAGgatattattatctaaaattGATCATAGATACTCTAATTGAACTTCAGCAGTACCATGGATGAGATACACCGGATTAATTACATTGTGGTAACTCATAATGGCTTCGATGTTATTTATAACATCTTGGGCTGAGTAGCAGTTACGATGGTTAATAGCTTCGACTACTTTAGTATTGGCAGCTTCGTAGTCAGTTTTGAATGGAACCAAAGTCTTGGATCTAAAGTTACGGTGGATTAGCTTCTTCAATGTTTCACCTTCAATTTTATCGTTGTTCTTAACTGATTCATTGTGGGTAGGTTGAAgcaattgaaataattcatttgatgCAGCACCATTGTCCACAATGGTCTTCAAGGTTGGTTCAACACCATTCTGGGAGCAGTGGATGGTAAAAAGATTCATGAAGATGACAGCAGTGGCAGCATTTTTTAAAGCATCAATGGTTTTAGCTTCAATGGAATTGGTCTTTGATTTCTTTGGCACTTTCTCTCTGACTTCGACGTCGGATACATCAGTGCTTTCAGttgaaataaatttcatcatcaacttcaGTGGGACGAAGAgtcttttttgattttacttGAACAGTAATAGCATCATGGGAGGCGGTTGTCACTTCAGCGGCACGTTTGGCGGTGGAAGACACTTTGGCTTTACGGATGGCTTTCTTTGAAGGAGTAGTAGTTGATGACATGACTTTCACCaacaattatatataaaatttattaaatataatttaattttataatttaattttataatttaatttacataatttaattatataatttaatttaatttatttaatttaatttaatttaatttttaattaaataattaaatataagtATTAATATATGTTAACTGTTATTCcactaatatatttttattgtggtgtctttatattatttaattgataataaatattatcttaaattattttaattataacaatGCATCAATATAACTGTTATTCcactaataatttatattgtgGTGTATTTATTTAACTGTTATTCcactaataatttatattgtgGTGTCTTTATTTAACTGTTATTCCACTAATAATTTATAGTGGTGTCTTTGTATTTgagcattattattaaattaattgatacaATCTTGTTTTATATTACTTTATAAAAGATGCATGTTTACAATGTGAGTAGGAAGTGTCGTTGTACCGCCTAAGCAGTACAGCGTTAATCTTGCAAACAGAAGGGCCATTGTAAtgcatttttattttgttttaaatactACTGTTATTCCTCTAATCTGAAGAGTCGACTTCTTCATCATGAGGTGTCATTGTATACGAAATATAAGGATTGTAtctaattatttgttttaatgtatttgttttatgttaaaattagaaaaaaaaagtgtaaaaGTCACTCACACTAATCTTCAATCCATTGTCACATTTGTTTAATCTTTAATCAAACAGTCCAATCTTTAAagtaatgtttttttaaaatgaaggATAGAAAGAGTGAAAGACTAATATCATAAAAGTAAACATACATAAAACAGATAATTAAAAGTAAGGGCGTTATGAAAAtcagaatttttattattatttaaattttaatttaattttatttaatttaattttttatttttcaactgaaaaaataaaaaattaaaaaataaaaattaaaattaaatgaaatatttttacatGGAGATGCGAATTTGTTACGTTGTTGAGCTCATACaaactttaaattaatttagttttGAGTCTCTAACATCTAGaacattctaaaaaattatcttaaatatttgggaaattcaaataaattaatgttattcataatatatatatatatttaatatataatataatttaataaattaaatttttaattgattgagttGGTTCGAGAACACTCTTTTCTAGATTTAACTTGAAACCTAGTTTGACAAGTAAGTCCATTGTCTTTTTGAGGTTGGATAAACATTCTTCTTTTGTTGAACCGACGATTAATAGATCGTCCAAGTAAGCGATGACGGATACTTTGATATCTCTCAACATTCGAAGTACAGGTCTTAACAGCATTGTAAAGATACGAGGAGCTGTCGATAACCCGAACGACATTGTTTTCCAACGGTAATGCGAACCTTTCCACAAGAAGCGGAATAAGTCTCTGTATTGCGGATCTACTAACACGTGGAGTAGGCTTTCTTGATATCGAGTTTTACCATGTAATAACCTTGTTTGACCATTGACGGTAGATTCTTGATTCCTTCCATCTTGAATGATTGGTTGTTGATGTAAGTGTTTAACCTTTTTAGATCGAGAACTGGACGATGTAGATTCGTTCCAGGTTTTGGAACCGTAAACACGTTGGAGTAAAAAACGCGCTTTGAATAACGGTTTGGAAGTACTTGTTCGATGGCATCGTCTAATAACAAGTCTTGTACTTCCTTTGTGATGCAATCTGATTTCGGACCCTCTGGAATTGAAATCGGAATTGGGTTTAGCATCGGCTTGAAGTTTGGAAGTAGATGGACTTTTAATCCATTTACGACCTCTTGACAAAAGTTTAGAAGACCCAATTCTTTCCAAACTTGTTTGTGGTGGAACAGACGTCCACCTACTGGTAAGTTTACTTCTTGTTCTTCTGAAAACGGTTGTTGGTACCGTTGGCAGACTTGGTATTGTTGCTACCTGATGCAACATTACTTGGTGATCCATTGAAGTTGTTAGATCGGCCATTACTCCCACTACTGgatttactattactactgtTTCCTGTAGTGTTATTACCACTTGAGTTAACTGATTTCTTGACATTGGACTTGgaatgataattcaattttaacaatGATTGTTTTGCTTCGTTGTTCTTTCTGATTGATTTGGCTAGCTTTCTTACACGTTCAGTTTCAGTTTCATCAAACATCTTTGGTGTATTCTTGATCTTAATTGGTAAGAGTACTTCAGAACCATAGATTTCTTTAGCGATGTTGTTACGACGGACACGACTAAGCGATGCTTGAGCATTAACGGCTAAGACGATTGCACTCTGAGTTAAGTAACTAACAAGTTCTACATCGACAATAGAGCTATCAGATGATAACATACTTGACATGAGAAGCAAAGGTTTTAAGCTATCGTTGATTCGCTTTTCGACAATCAACAAGTCAGTATCATTGTTCTTGACGTTGGATGATACAGTAATACCTTCAGGTGTACCGAATGGAGCGACGTTCACTTGGAAGTTAGATGGAAAGTTGAATACTTTATTCAATTCGGATATCTCATCTTTCTTGAGGATACATTATTCTTCGACGAGTAAACCTTGATTGTTTACCATATGTTTGTACTGACCAAGTAAGGTATCGGATAATTGATAATCGGTTGGAACATCGACATTGTTACTTGATTCATCTTCACTTTGTTCATTCTCAGTGTCAGAGTTATCATGAGAAGGTAGGCTACGTCTTAAATCAAAGGATTCAGCGCTATTAGAGGCAGAGGTACTACTACTAGAggcatcattattattaacagtGGTAgacattttttattgttgatatctaaaattataatatgagaaaaataataatattaaaaattaataaagagaaataattatttgtataaaatttgtgtgtgtgtgtatcttaaatatatataggaGGAATtcccaaataaaataaatcaaattgttttagtttttagtGCCACTATTTATacgtttttattttcttaaaaatttcgcaaaactcaaaaaaataagagtTTTCGACCCTTCACAACTTTGTGCATAGTGTCGGTTCGGAATTTTTCGACCTTGCGCAATGATCGCGTCACTGTGCCGGTtcgaaatttttatttttctttcgaaaattttttttttcttcgaatgttctagaacattctaaaaaattatcttaaatatttgggaaattcaaataaataaatgttattcataatattaatatatatatgataatataaatctTGGAATGTTTTAGaacattctaaaaaattatcttaaatatttgggaaattcaaataaataaatgttattcataatatatatatatgataaattaaatttactaGAACGTTAGGGTTACGGATAGCATACTCAAATAACCAGCGAGTTTTCCCAGTTTAACGTGAGCCACTCAAGCCAATTGTAAACAACTCTCGTAACTGACATGCCTTAGTACCGCCAAGGTTATTAGCAGCGCTACGCTCATTATTAATCGCAATACTTTTCTCAATCGCATCATAATCGATGGTTGTCGTAGACGTCATGATTTTTTACCTCATTTATTTAGGTGGTTGTATGAACCCACATGGGTATAGTCCTCATAAACAGGAGCTACTTTTGCTGGTAGACCAGGTGCATTAAGCATTGTTTTTAATACACGCTGACCACGCACATAAGGTTGGTTGCTAACATATTTTAAATCAGTTGCCACATAGCCTTTTGGAATTTCCATGGTAAACTAATCCTCTAAATAGGTGACCAATGGCGGGTTTACTTCTACAACACTCAACCACGTAATGTTGGAAGTGCTTCGGTATTGTTCTTTTATTTTGAGATGCCATGCGGTTGATCGTGGTTTACTTACCCCAAAGTGTAAGTGTCGGTTATTTGCTGGCATACTTTCAGCCACTTCCCAAGTCTCCAATTCACCGCCGTCCTGCTATTAAGGGTGCCCAATGACGGACATCCATCTCAAAATAAAACTAGGAGGGGGTAAAACCCTCCTATATACTGATCTTACGGACGTGGTGATATCGAATACCACATTCTGTAATTTGGATCACACTGGGTGTTATTTACAATACCTAACGGACTGTATTTATCGTAGAAGGATCCCACTGTTGCGTTGCAATACCGTTAACAATCAACACTAAGCTGATTGTCCATACACTATTCTTCGTCGATGTATGATAAGGTAGGACAATCCCATCAGCCGGTAGCTTATCCAATACAGCATCAACAATCAGCGCTTTGGACGGTGCTAAAATAAGGAACATCCGTTGTTAGCTTTGTTTTCCATATTTGGTTCACTGTCTTACAAACAAACCACCGGCATCTTTACCCTGCGTGTTACTAATAGGAATGGGGAAGGCATTCCTATTAGTAACACGCATAACTGACGTTTTCACTAGGGGCTAATActaattaatattaccatGCCAGCTACGGTGTCAATCCAGTGTGTCAAATTAGTAACAGCTTTGGAGCCATCCAGATATGACGGAACGCCTGGGcctgaaatttaaaaatttaatttattaaattatattttatattaaatatatatatatatattatgaataacatttatttatttgaatttcccaaatatttaagataattttttagaatgttctagaacattcgaagaaaaaaaaattttcgaaagaaaagtaaaaatttcgAACCGGCACAATGACGCGATAATTGCGCAAGGTCgaaaaactgaaaaattcCGAACCGACACTATGCACAAAGTTGTGAAGGGTCGAAAactcttatttttttgagttttgcgaaatttttaagaaaataaaaacgtATAAATAGTAGcactaaaaactaaaaacaatttgataTATGGAATTCCGACTAAGGGCGGGTGGGATGGgactaatatatatatatatatttaatataaaatataatttaataaattaaatttttaatttatattatcatatatatatatatattatgaaaTTTGGACGACAGTATTTAAGAAACCACCAGATTTTTCACCAATGATTCTTTTATCGTAGAAGGTATCTACAGTATCGTTTGATTTCCAACGACCCATCTTCTTGACAACGTGGAACGGAACGTTATTGGACAACAGCAGAGAAGCCAGAGCGGAACGGGTAGAGTGAGATTTGAACTTGGCAATATCAATACCTGACTTTGAGAGTGTTGATAGTACAATTGAGTTAATATCATTAACTTGGAGCGGTTCACCCTCATTCTTAATAAAGACAGAGTCACCCGAATGAGGCTTTCTTCTTCCTTTAGAGGCTCTAAGGTATGTTGCAAGGTGGCGAACAGGGCATACTTGAGAGTTTGTATCATCTAACGAAGTTAATTCTAAGATTGAAACAACACCACTTCTTTGTTCTTTAGCATTAATAACTGGACCTTTGATTGAGTCAGGAGTAATAATGAGACATTTGAACGACCACTTCACCAAGTCTGATGATCTTGCTAAACCAAACATTTTACAGAGAACAAGTGTCTTGTTTAATAGCgcatttatattatcatatatatatatatattatgaataacatttatttatttgaatttcccaaatatttaagataattttttagaatgttctagaacaattgaagaataaaaaattttcgaaagaaaagtaaaaatttcgAACCGGCACAATGACGCGATCATTGCGCAAGGTCgaaaaactgaaaaattcCGAACCGACACTATGCACAAAGTTGTGAAGGGTCGAAAactcttatttttttgagttttgcGAAATTTTTGAGAAAATAAAAACGTATAAATAGTGGCactaaaaactaaaacaatttgatttattttatttgggaATTCCtcctatatatatttaagatACACACACATACAAattttatacaaataattatttctctttattaatttttaatattattattttttctcatattataattttagatatcaacaataaaatatGTCTACCACTGTTAATAATAACGAAGCCTCTAGTAGTAGTACCTCTGCCTCTAATAGCGCTGAATCCTTTGATTTAAGAATGAAATCAATGGAGGATCAAATCAACAACCTTTCCTTAGCCTTTACAAGATTCATGAAAGAACCTATGTTCTCTTCTAATACCAACTCACGTAGCCAACCTTCTCATGATAACTCTGACACCGAGAATGAACAAAGTGAAGATGAATCAAGTAACAATGTCGATGTTCCAACCGATTATCAATTATCCGATACCTTACTTGGTCAGTACAAACATATGGTTAACAATCAAGGTTTACTCGTCGAAGAAGAATGTATCCTCAAGAAAGATGAGATATCCGAATTGAATAAAGTATTCAACTTTCCATCTAACTTCCAAGTGAATGTCGCTCCATTCGGTACACCTGAAGGTATTACTGTATCATCCAACGTCAAGAACAATGATACTGACTTGTTGATTGTCGAAAAGCGAATCAACGATAGCTTAAAACCTTTGCTTCTCATGTCAAGTATGTTATCATCTGATAGCTCCAATGTCGATGTAGAACTTATTAGTTACTTAACTCAGAGTGCAATCGTCTTAGCAGTTAATGCTCAAGCATCGCTTAGTCGTGTCCGTCGTAACAACATCGCTAAAGAAATCTATGGTTCTGAAGTACTCTTACCAATTAAGATCAAGGATACACCAAAGATGTTTGATGAAACTGAAACTGAACGTGTAAGAAAGCTAGCCAAGTCAATCAGAAAGAACAACGAAGCAAAACAATcattgttaaaattaaattatcattccAAGACCAATGCAAAGAAATTAGTTAACTCAAGTGGTAATAACACTACAGGAAacagtagtaatagtaaatcCAGTAGTGGGAGTAATGGCCGATCTAACAACTTCAATGGATCACCAAGTAGTGTTGCATCAGGTAGCAACAATACCAAGTCTGCAAACGGTACCAACAACCGTTTTCAGAAGAACAAGAAGTAAACTTACCAGTAGGTGGACGTCTGTTCCACCACAAACAAGTTTGGAAAGAATTGGGTCTTCCAAACTTTTGTCAAGAGGTCGTAAATGGATTAAAAGTTCATCTACTTCCAAACTTCAAGCCGATGCCAAACCCAATTCCGATTTCAATTCCAGAGGGTCCGAAATCAGATTGCATCACAAAGGAAGTACAAGACTTGTTATTAGACGATGCCATCGAACAAGTACTTCCAAACCGTTATTCAAAGCGCGTTTTTTACTCCAACGTGTTTACGGTTCCAAAACCTGGAACGAATCTACATCGTCCAGTTCTCGATCTAAAAAGGTTAAACACTTACATCAACAACCAATCATTCAAGATGGAAGGAATCAAGAATCTACCATCAATGGTCAAACAAGGTTATTACATGGTAAAACTCGATATCAAGAAAGCTTACCTACACGTGTTAGTAGATCCACAATACAGAGACTTATTCCGCTTCGTGTGGAAAGGTTCGCACTACCGTTGGAAAACAATGCCGTTCGGGTTATCGACAGCTCCTCGTATCTTTACAATGCTGTTAAGACCTGCACTTCGAATGTTGAGAGATATCAACGTATCCGTCATCGCTTACTTGGACGATCTATTAATCGTAGGTTCAACAAAAGAAGAATGTTTATCCAACCTCAAAAAGACAATGAACTTACTTGTCAAACTAGGTTTCAAGTTAAATCTAGAAAAGAGTGTTCTCGAACCAACTCAATCAATTACGTTTCTCGGATTACAAATCGATTCGGTATCAATGAAACTTCTTGTTCCCaaagaaaagaagaaaagtGTAATCAAGGAAATAagaaactttttaaaactagATTGTTGCTCCCCAAGAAAGCTTGCTGGTTTAAAAGGAAAGCTAATCGCACTGAAAGATGCAGTCATCCCATTCAGACTTTACACTCGTCGAACAAACAAGTTTCACTCTCAGTGTCTGACTCTAGCCAACGGAGATTGGGATCAATCATTCCCCATTCCTCAAGAGGTCAAGTCAGAGATTTCACATTGGTTAACAGTTCTAAACCAATGGAATGGAAAAGAAATCAGTCTGTTTCCAAGTTACGACTATGTTCTTACAACCGATGCCTCGGAATCAGGTGCAGGTGCCACACTCAAGAAAGGAAACAAGGTAATCAAAACTTGGTCATTCCAGTGGTCAATAACTCAATCAAACATGTCGTCAAATCGTCGAGAAATGCTCGCGCTGCTAATGGCTTATCAAGCGCTATGTCGGAAACTGAACAACTGCAAGCTGAAGATTCAAACCGACAACACTACCACTCTCTCTTACATCAATCGCCAGGGTGGTCAAATACAAGATCTCTCAGTTCTATTCGAACAACTTTGGAAACAATGCCTCAAGAAGAAAGTGAACTTAATTGGAGAGCATATTCCAGGATTCTTCAATGTAAAAGCCGACCACCTCAGTCGTCTTTCAGAGATGAATCACAAATCATCGACCAGAGTAATCAAGAGTTACAACTGGCAACTGAAGAAGGAAGTGTTCAATCGCATTCAACTTCAATTCGGTCAAATACAGATGGATCTGTTCGCATCTCACCTGAACCATCAAACGAACAACTACTCAACAATCAGAATGAATGCACTCCACCTCGATTGGAGTCAATGGAAGCAATGTCTGGCCTTCCCACCACCCATTCTTTTGCCTTCTATCCTGGAGAAGATGAACTCATCCAGTTCGAAAAAGGTTTCTATAATACTGATCTTCCCAATCTGGAGATCAGCAACTTGGTATCCGATGATTCAAGCACAAGTTCCTCGTCATCATCGTCACATGTTTCCTCAAGTACTGGGAACATTCCAAGAAGTATTGACCAAACAATCAGTAGAGTCGATACCAATCCAGATTCAACAACGTTGGAAACTGGGGATTATTCAACTTTCCAATCTCATGTAATGTCCTTCGCTCGTacaacaaatataaaaacagcTGAGCTGTTAATGAAGTCTTGGGAACCTTCCACTCTCAAAGTATATAGCTCCAGTTATACAAGATTCCGCAATTTCTGTACTTTGAACTCTTTGAATCCAGCAAACATTACCTTAGTTGTTTTCATGGATTATCTTACACATCTGTTCAAACACAAACCTCCGTTAGCCTTCTCAACAATTAACGGTCATCGCTCTATGTTGAACCAGTTGTTACTCCTTAGGAATCAAACTGATATTGTTAATGATCCATTCATCACAAGAATTATGACTGGTATTCACAAGTTGCGTCCTTCATCTGCAAAGTATAAAGAGATATGGGATGCAAACCAAGTATTCAAGCACTTATCTACTATCAAAGTTATCCCTAAGTACACATACACTGCGCTATTAAACAAGACACTTGTACTCTGTAAAATGTTTGGTTTAGCAAGATCATCAGACTTGGTGAAGTGGTCGTTCAAAGGTCTCATTATTACTCCTGACTCAATCAAAGGTCCAGTTATCAATGCTAAAGAACAAAGAAGTGGTGTTGTTTCAATCTTAGAATTAACATCGTTAGATGATACAAACTCTCAAGTATGCCCTGTTCGCCACCTTGCAACATACCTTAGAGCCTCAAAAGGAAGAAGAAAGCCCCATTCGGGTGACTCTGTCTTTATTAAGAATGAGGGTGAACCACTCCAAGTTAATGATATTAACTCAATTGTATTATCAACGCTCTCAAAGTCAGGCATTGATATTGTCAAGTTCAAATCTCACTCTACCCGTTCCGCTATGGCTTCTCTGCTGTTGTCCAATAACGTTCCGTTCCACGTTGTCAAGAAGATGGGTCGTTGGAAATCAAACGATACTGTAGATACCTTCTACGATAAGAGAATCATTGGTGAAAAATCTGGTGGTTTCTTAAATACTGTCGTCCAAAtttcataatatatatatatatatgataatataaattaaaaatttaatttattaaattatattttatattaaatatatatatatatattggtCCCATCCCACCCGCCCTTAGTCGGAATTCcataaatcaaattgttttagtttttagtGCCACTATTTATACGTTTTTATTTTCTCAAAAATTTCgcaaaactcaaaaaaataagagtTTTCGACCCTTCACAACTTTGTGCATAGTGTCGGTTCGgaatttttcagtttttcGACCTTGCGCAATGATCGCGTCATTGTGCCGGTTcgaaatttttacttttctttcgaaaattttttattcttcaattgttctagaacattctaaaaaattattttaaatatttgggaaattcaaataaataaatgttattcataatatatatatatatatttaatataaaatataatttaataaattaaatttttaagtgTATGTGTACTTAGGGATGACTTTGATAGTAGATAAGTGCTTGAATACTTGATTTGCATCCCATATCTCTTTATACTTTGCTGATGAAGGGCGCAACTTGTGAATACCAG
It encodes the following:
- a CDS encoding hypothetical protein (LTR-RETROTRANSPOSON SKIPPER, GAG (GAG)), whose product is MVVPDWLQTDITECREAITELVLNNADKFSRRRPSDSASNTDEKFPLKKNHATPNHNSHNRNSFDAQADKIRAAILPEIRKDSKVDLKKIRSSFIVYRQSKGYCLNCGKSNHSTSTCRIDPVDAKANPGPLAKKQQ
- a CDS encoding hypothetical protein (LTR-RETROTRANSPOSON SKIPPER, GAG (GAG)), which encodes MKFISTESTDVSDVEVREKVPKKSKTNSIEAKTIDALKNAATAVIFMNLFTIHCSQNGVEPTLKTIVDNGAASNELFQLLQPTHNESVKNNDKIEGETLKKLIHRNFRSKTLVPFKTDYEAANTKVVEAINHRNCYSAQDVINNIEAIMSYHNVINPVYLIHGTAEVQLEYL
- a CDS encoding hypothetical protein (Slime mold (D.discoideum) transposon DIRS-1, complete, clone SB41), coding for MEGIKNLPSMVKQGYYMVKLDIKKAYLHVLVDPQYRDLFRFVWKGSHYRWKTMPFGLSTAPRIFTMLLRPALRMLRDINVSVIAYLDDLLIVGSTKEECLSNLKKTMNLLVKLGFKLNLEKSVLEPTQSITLLLPKKACWFKRKANRTERCSHPIQTLHSSNKQVSLSVSDSSQRRLGSIIPHSSRGQVRDFTLVNSSKPMEWKRNQSVSKLRLCSYNRCLGIRCRCHTQERKQGNQNLVIPVVNNSIKHVVKSSRNARAANGLSSAMSETEQLQAEDSNRQHYHSLLHQSPGWSNTRSLSSIRTTLETMPQEESELNWRAYSRILQCKSRPPQSSFRDESQIIDQSNQELQLATEEGSVQSHSTSIRSNTDGSVRISPEPSNEQLLNNQNECTPPRLESMEAMSGLPTTHSFAFYPGEDELIQFEKGFYNTDLPNLEISNLVSDDSSTSSSSSSSHVSSSTGNIPRSIDQTISRVDTNPDSTTLETGDYSTFQSHVMSFARTTNIKTAELLMKSWEPSTLKVYSSSYTRFRNFCTLNSLNPANITLVVFMDYLTHLFKHKPPLAFSTINGHRSMLNQLLLLRNQTDIVNDPFITRIMTGIHKLRPSSAKYKEIWDANQVFKHLSTIKVIPKYTYTALLNKTLVLCKMFGLARSSDLVKWSFKGLIITPDSIKGPVINAKEQRSGVVSILELTSLDDTNSQVCPVRHLATYLRASKGRRKPHSGDSVFIKNEGEPLQVNDINSIVLSTLSKSGIDIVKFKSHSTRSAMASLLLSNNVPFHVVKKMGRWKSNDTVDTFYDKRIIGEKSGGFLNTVVQIS
- a CDS encoding hypothetical protein (Slime mold (D.discoideum) transposon DIRS-1, complete, clone SB41), which translates into the protein MSTTVNNNEASSSSTSASNSAESFDLRMKSMEDQINNLSLAFTRFMKEPMFSSNTNSRSQPSHDNSDTENEQSEDESSNNVDVPTDYQLSDTLLGQYKHMVNNQGLLVEEECILKKDEISELNKVFNFPSNFQVNVAPFGTPEGITVSSNVKNNDTDLLIVEKRINDSLKPLLLMSSMLSSDSSNVDVELISYLTQSAIVLAVNAQASLSRVRRNNIAKEIYGSEVLLPIKIKDTPKMFDETETERVRKLAKSIRKNNEAKQSLLKLNYHSKTNAKKLVNSSGNNTTGNSSNSKSSSGSNGRSNNFNGSPSSVASGSNNTKSANGTNNRFQKNKK
- a CDS encoding hypothetical protein (Slime mold (D.discoideum) transposon DIRS-1, complete, clone SB41) translates to MSTTVNNNDASSSSTSASNSAESFDLRRSLPSHDNSDTENEQSEDESSNNVDVPTDYQLSDTLLGQYKHMVNNQGLLVEE
- a CDS encoding hypothetical protein (Slime mold (D.discoideum) transposon DIRS-1, complete, clone SB41), coding for MSRNQLTQVVITLQETVVIVNPVVGVMADLTTSMDHQVMLHQVATIPSLPTVPTTVFRRTRSKLTSRWTSVPPQTSLERIGSSKLLSRGRKWIKSPSTSKLQADAKPNSDFNSRGSEIRLHHKGSTRLVIRRCHRTSTSKPLFKARFLLQRVYGSKTWNESTSSSSRSKKVKHLHQQPIIQDGRNQESTVNGQTRLLHGKTRYQESLLHVLVDPQYRDLFRFLWKGSHYRWKTMSFGLSTAPRIFTMLLRPVLRMLRDIKVSVIAYLDDLLIVGSTKEECLSNLKKTMDLLVKLGFKLNLEKSVLEPTQSIKNLIY
- a CDS encoding hypothetical protein (Slime mold (D.discoideum) transposon DIRS-1, complete, clone SB41), which codes for MFGLARSSDLVKWSFKCLIITPDSIKGPVINAKEQRSGVVSILELTSLDDTNSQVCPVRHLATYLRASKGRRKPHSGDSVFIKNEGEPLQVNDINSIVLSTLSKSGIDIAKFKSHSTRSALASLLLSNNVPFHVVKKMGRWKSNDTVDTFYDKRIIGEKSGGFLNTVVQIS